One stretch of Bactrocera tryoni isolate S06 unplaced genomic scaffold, CSIRO_BtryS06_freeze2 scaffold_7, whole genome shotgun sequence DNA includes these proteins:
- the LOC120781437 gene encoding uncharacterized protein LOC120781437, translating to MKVRFQSLRGLSGANIQWEYQERNKTRNIQERLEKLEENICITLQNQKTLSEGQSSMVHNQTAIFEKLNEMESKIVEKAEVLAQNKSIRECKVLLKRVEQSVCRMTGEVTDKELDDVASTFPMESQAIVAEVEDRLQSQDYAQTMTTFLHKLKGASDNVADVMPKVFSDELLEGYNWDGRWSKKSLCKGVGVSSKI from the exons ATGAAGGTG agATTCCAATCGTTGAGAGGATTGAGCGGCGCCAATATTCAGTGGGAATATCAAGAACGCAACAAAACTCGG AATATTCAGGAAAGGCTGGAAAAATTGgaggaaaatatatgtataactttgcAGAACCAAAAAACGCTTAGTGAAGGCCAATCGTCGATGGTTCAcaaccaaactgcaatatttgaaaaactgaaTGAGATGGAGTCGAAA atTGTCGAAAAGGCTGAGGTTTTGGCGCAAAATAAGTCAATCAGAGAATGCAAAGTTCTCTTAAAACGAGTTGAGCAGTCAGTGTGCCGCATGACCGGCGAAGTGACTGATAAAGAGCTGGACGACGTCGCTAGCACTTTTCCGATGGAGTCGCAAGCAATAGTTGCGGAAGTGGAGGATAGACTGCAAAGCCAGGACTATGCCCAAACAATG ACTACATTCCTTCACAAACTTAAAGGCGCCAGTGATAATGTGGCTGACGTAATGCCTAAGGTTTTCTCGGATGAGCTCTTGGAAGGTTACAATTGGGATGGCAGGTGGAGCAAGAAATCCCTATGCAAGGGTGTAGGAGTTTCGAGCAAAATATAA